A window from Enterocloster bolteae encodes these proteins:
- a CDS encoding ATP-binding protein encodes MARSRILDTLKTMAVLAAATAIGFLLETLGLSQANIITVYILGVLVVAAVTASRWYSISASLASVLLFNYIFTEPMFVLKAEDAGTQLTLLITFLAAVFTSSFTVQMKEKARLSQQDAYRSGVILDTSQMLQKAAAPADILTCTAIQLNKLLKRDITCFEQDGAGLKSPLCFREYSSPATGRGPAPDTLEELTAARKCFQEGKETGAATGLFPAAAYHFLPLQSSGAVYGVMGIHVGTTPPGDFENSLAVAIIAQCSMALEKEYISRKREEEAAMARAEQLRSNLLRSISHDLRTPLTSISGNAGVLMSDGENLSAEHRSRIYRDIYDDSMWLINLVENLLSITRMEGQGVHLHMETELLEEVIDEAMRHINRRHEHHTIRVNQVGDYILADMDARLIIQVITNLVDNAVKYTPEGSTIMVNSRQEGASAVIDVSDNGPGIPDESKEKIFEMFYTTGHKSADGKRGMGLGLPLCRAILSAHKGTIEVLDNKPAGSIFRLTLPAKEVSLHE; translated from the coding sequence ATGGCCCGTTCCCGAATCCTTGACACCCTAAAAACCATGGCAGTCCTGGCCGCAGCCACTGCCATTGGATTCCTGTTAGAAACCCTTGGCCTGTCCCAGGCCAATATCATTACCGTATATATTCTGGGAGTCCTGGTGGTGGCGGCAGTCACAGCCAGCCGCTGGTACAGCATCAGCGCTTCCCTGGCCAGCGTACTGCTGTTCAACTACATATTTACAGAGCCCATGTTCGTCCTGAAGGCAGAGGACGCAGGCACCCAGCTTACCCTTCTGATTACATTTCTGGCAGCTGTATTTACCAGTTCCTTCACCGTGCAGATGAAAGAAAAGGCACGGCTTTCCCAACAGGATGCCTACCGCTCCGGCGTCATCCTGGACACCAGCCAGATGCTCCAGAAGGCCGCTGCACCGGCGGATATCCTGACCTGTACCGCCATACAGCTGAACAAACTGCTCAAAAGGGACATTACCTGCTTTGAACAGGATGGAGCCGGCCTTAAGTCCCCCCTTTGTTTCCGTGAGTACTCTTCTCCCGCAACAGGAAGGGGACCAGCCCCTGACACCTTAGAGGAACTGACTGCTGCCCGGAAATGCTTTCAGGAGGGAAAGGAAACAGGGGCTGCCACAGGGCTGTTTCCTGCAGCAGCTTACCACTTCCTGCCCCTTCAAAGCTCAGGCGCTGTCTATGGCGTCATGGGAATTCATGTGGGCACCACGCCTCCCGGCGACTTTGAAAACAGTCTGGCAGTAGCCATCATAGCCCAGTGTTCCATGGCGCTGGAAAAAGAATATATTTCCAGGAAGCGGGAGGAGGAAGCGGCCATGGCCCGGGCGGAACAGCTCCGGAGCAATCTGCTGCGTTCCATCTCCCATGACCTGCGCACCCCGCTCACCAGCATATCCGGCAATGCAGGTGTCCTGATGAGCGATGGGGAGAACCTGTCGGCCGAACACCGTAGCCGGATATACAGGGACATATACGATGATTCCATGTGGCTTATCAATCTGGTGGAAAACCTTCTGTCCATCACCCGTATGGAAGGCCAGGGCGTCCACCTGCACATGGAAACCGAATTGCTGGAGGAAGTCATAGACGAAGCCATGCGCCATATCAACCGGCGTCACGAACACCACACCATCAGGGTAAATCAGGTGGGTGACTATATCCTGGCTGACATGGATGCCAGGCTGATTATACAAGTCATAACCAACCTGGTGGACAATGCGGTGAAGTACACACCGGAAGGTTCCACCATCATGGTAAACAGCCGCCAGGAAGGCGCCTCTGCCGTCATTGACGTCAGCGACAACGGGCCCGGTATTCCCGATGAGTCAAAGGAAAAGATTTTTGAAATGTTCTATACCACCGGCCACAAATCCGCGGACGGAAAGCGGGGCATGGGACTGGGACTGCCCCTTTGCAGGGCAATACTGAGCGCCCACAAGGGCACCATCGAAGTTTTAGACAACAAACCTGCCGGAAGCATATTCCGGCTTACATTACCAGCCAAGGAGGTATCCCTACATGAATAA
- a CDS encoding potassium channel family protein produces the protein MARKQTEAMSYGIIGLGRFGSALAATLAEADKELMVLDRSEEKIRQARNYTEHAYVVKDLQKETLRETGIQNCDVVVVCIGDKVDVSILTTLNVINLGVPQVVAKANSPEQGEILEKIGAQVVYPERDMAVRLARRLISKRIFNLFELDQNVDISEIKTTRKLTGQSVRDAQLRNRYGINIIAITRGGWLTTDVSPDYVFQDEDTVIVIGEREKIKRLADDLAR, from the coding sequence ATGGCACGAAAACAGACAGAGGCAATGTCCTATGGAATCATAGGTCTGGGAAGGTTTGGAAGCGCACTGGCGGCAACCCTGGCAGAGGCGGATAAGGAGCTTATGGTGCTGGACAGAAGCGAGGAAAAAATCAGGCAGGCCAGAAACTACACGGAACATGCGTATGTGGTAAAGGATCTGCAGAAGGAGACACTGCGGGAGACAGGAATACAGAACTGCGATGTGGTGGTGGTCTGCATCGGTGACAAGGTGGATGTGAGCATTCTCACCACTCTCAATGTAATCAATCTGGGTGTGCCCCAGGTGGTGGCCAAGGCCAACAGCCCGGAACAGGGCGAGATTCTGGAGAAAATCGGAGCCCAGGTGGTATATCCTGAAAGGGACATGGCAGTCCGCCTGGCCAGAAGGCTTATCTCCAAGCGCATATTCAATCTCTTTGAGCTGGACCAGAACGTGGATATATCTGAAATAAAGACCACCAGGAAGCTTACGGGCCAGTCTGTGCGGGATGCACAGCTGAGGAACCGGTACGGCATCAACATAATCGCTATCACCAGAGGCGGATGGCTGACCACAGATGTAAGCCCGGATTATGTGTTCCAGGACGAGGATACGGTGATTGTGATTGGGGAGCGGGAGAAGATCAAGCGCTTGGCAGACGATTTGGCGCGGTGA
- a CDS encoding response regulator: MNKPSILIIEDDKAVKNLIATTLEMHDYHYIWADKGEQGILSAASQRPDIILLDLGLPDMDGVDVILKIRSWTNTPIIVISARSEDSDKIAALDAGADDYLTKPFSVDELLARLRSTQRRLSYMQSLEEVQTSLFANGGLTIDYAAGCACLDGEELHLTPYEYKLLCLLAHNVGKVLTHSYITREIWGAAWEGDVASLRVFMASLRKKIEKNPSQPQYIQTHVGVGYRMMKR; this comes from the coding sequence ATGAATAAGCCATCCATCCTGATTATAGAGGATGACAAAGCAGTGAAAAATCTCATCGCCACCACCCTGGAGATGCACGATTACCATTATATATGGGCGGATAAGGGAGAACAGGGCATCCTGTCCGCTGCTTCCCAGAGACCTGACATCATCTTACTGGACCTGGGGCTTCCGGACATGGACGGAGTGGACGTGATTCTTAAAATCCGTTCCTGGACCAATACCCCCATTATTGTCATCAGCGCCAGAAGCGAGGACAGCGACAAGATAGCGGCCCTGGACGCCGGGGCGGACGACTATTTGACCAAGCCTTTTTCCGTGGACGAGCTTTTAGCCAGACTCCGCTCCACCCAGAGACGGTTAAGCTATATGCAGTCCCTGGAGGAAGTACAGACCTCCCTGTTTGCCAACGGCGGGCTGACCATTGACTATGCGGCGGGATGCGCCTGCCTGGACGGGGAGGAACTGCACCTGACTCCCTATGAATACAAGCTTCTCTGCCTCCTTGCCCACAATGTTGGAAAGGTCCTGACCCACTCCTACATAACCCGGGAAATATGGGGTGCAGCCTGGGAAGGGGACGTGGCCTCCCTCCGTGTTTTCATGGCCTCCCTGCGGAAAAAGATTGAAAAAAATCCCTCACAGCCCCAGTACATCCAGACCCACGTGGGAGTGGGGTACCGGATGATGAAGCGGTAA
- a CDS encoding TrkH family potassium uptake protein: MKYLERQSPARIIAIGFLAVILTGSFLLMLPVCVKPGVRLHYVDALFTSTSAVCVTGLIAVDTADTYTTLGQTVVALLIQIGGLGVTSVGVGVILALGKRVNLKERLLVKEALNLDSGRGIVCLVRNVLITTLCFEGVGAVLSFLVFSRDYPPLKAVGISLFHSVAAFNNSGFDILGGLKNLTGYQDNVLLNLTTAGLIIFGGLGFLVIMDLIKNRSFKKLCLHSKAVIVTTLILLASGTVLIWLTEDITWLGAFFTSVSARTAGFSTFPLGEFTSAGLLSVSVLMFIGASPGSTGGGIKTSTLFTLFHTIKGAACNEEPHAFHYRIPQEAFYKAAIVTALSALVVCLGTFFMCILEPGIPFEDILFEITSAFGTVGLSTGITPGLSSLSKLLEVLVMYIGRLGPLTIVTIWVFKPTKSVSYAEGSISIG; encoded by the coding sequence ATGAAGTATCTGGAAAGGCAGTCTCCGGCCAGAATCATTGCCATTGGTTTTCTGGCCGTTATCCTTACAGGATCTTTTTTGCTGATGCTGCCGGTGTGTGTAAAGCCGGGAGTCAGGCTTCATTATGTGGATGCTCTGTTTACATCCACCAGCGCAGTGTGTGTTACCGGTCTTATAGCCGTGGACACAGCCGATACCTATACGACTCTGGGCCAGACCGTGGTGGCTCTTTTGATTCAGATCGGCGGTCTGGGTGTGACCTCAGTGGGCGTGGGCGTGATTCTGGCTCTTGGAAAAAGGGTGAATTTAAAGGAACGCCTTCTGGTAAAGGAAGCCCTTAACCTGGATTCCGGCAGGGGAATCGTGTGTCTGGTGAGAAATGTACTGATTACCACCCTTTGTTTTGAGGGAGTGGGAGCTGTCTTAAGCTTCCTGGTATTTTCCAGGGATTATCCGCCCTTAAAGGCGGTTGGCATCAGCCTGTTCCACTCTGTGGCCGCGTTTAACAATTCGGGGTTTGATATACTGGGGGGACTTAAAAACCTGACAGGATATCAGGACAATGTGCTGTTGAACCTGACTACGGCCGGACTGATTATATTTGGAGGGCTGGGCTTCCTGGTCATCATGGATTTGATAAAGAACCGCTCCTTTAAAAAGCTGTGCCTTCACTCCAAGGCGGTGATTGTGACAACCCTGATACTTTTGGCATCCGGCACAGTATTGATTTGGCTGACAGAGGATATTACCTGGCTGGGCGCGTTCTTTACCAGTGTATCGGCCAGGACAGCGGGCTTTTCCACATTTCCTCTGGGAGAATTCACTTCCGCCGGACTGCTGAGCGTTTCCGTGCTCATGTTCATCGGCGCTTCACCGGGGTCCACAGGAGGCGGCATCAAGACCAGCACCTTATTTACTTTGTTTCATACCATCAAAGGTGCTGCCTGCAATGAGGAGCCCCATGCCTTCCATTACCGGATTCCCCAGGAGGCATTTTACAAGGCAGCCATTGTGACGGCGCTGTCGGCCCTGGTGGTGTGCCTGGGAACCTTTTTCATGTGTATCCTGGAGCCTGGGATTCCTTTTGAGGATATTCTGTTTGAAATCACATCGGCTTTCGGAACCGTGGGTCTGTCCACCGGCATTACGCCGGGACTCAGCTCCCTAAGCAAGCTTCTGGAGGTGCTGGTAATGTATATCGGCAGACTGGGGCCGCTGACCATTGTGACGATTTGGGTATTCAAACCCACTAAATCCGTATCCTATGCGGAAGGAAGCATTTCCATCGGATAG